The Eurosta solidaginis isolate ZX-2024a chromosome 4, ASM4086904v1, whole genome shotgun sequence genome includes a window with the following:
- the Dok gene encoding uncharacterized protein Dok, which translates to MDAEVPVLAGFLNVPMQSSFSLNRIAKKKNCPRYCLLFNSSRHGIERLEICESKDDKNPKIVTLENCVKITQEPPPANLIQVRKKTESLTLNALSEEDLKDWTNALQMVAFRNKSILHSPQAAIEEDNDLYCSSFGDGLFFITLIPSDTSIRCNLESKSYMLHLTATELQLKDTDDLNDVRARWPYRFIRKYGYRDGKFTFEAGRKCYTGEGIFTLDHTNPQEIFRCMASKMKSMKKLINCDNLTNDGNEHHWNIVANMEAGSRCPLTPSNNQQSISIENNSQNGVSFKDFTTSSDSLNSFFANSNTNSISTSLPQIIKQIPNKPPRKVQIPFTPLTNSNLQTTQGNNLNFQSNSERSKYQNYDAVSITTSSDPNKTIGSTLVLKPNTPECMRKHIQPRNEKQLISETERDYESIEAVTDAWKTLGIDDVKHTERILANNSDDNNVEQNWQRPANISQRSLKEAFLSPKVSRVIDIDIGEGVGVGGSANNARNVDDTYDRLDFMSPNNKTSSGYNTIVSVISSNRKRCDSPSPSDYEFIGNPEINDTNKNGITAGGPPLNLNQPKSLPAHNCNIVGSRYFDSAAGHHTFQDAKMVSTNKNYCDINYTIVSKPKRV; encoded by the coding sequence AAAAATTGTCCCAGATATTGCTTGCTTTTTAATTCAAGTCGGCATGGCATTGAACGTCTCGAAATTTGCGAATCTAAAGACGACAAGAATCCGAAAATTGTAACACTTGAAAATTGTGTAAAAATAACACAAGAACCCCCACCTGCAAATCTGATACAGGTTAGAAAGAAAACCGAATCTTTAACTCTAAATGCGTTATCAGAGGAAGATTTAAAAGATTGGACGAATGCATTACAAATGGTCGCCTTTAGAAATAAAAGCATCTTACATTCTCCACAAGCTGCTATTGAGGAAGATAATGATCTATATTGCAGTTCTTTTGGAgatggtttattttttattactcTTATACCTTCTGATACATCAATACGATGTAACCTTGAATCAAAGTCGTACATGCTGCATTTAACTGCaactgaacttcaattgaaagaTACCGACGACCTTAACGATGTTCGAGCACGATGGCCttatagatttattcgcaagtatGGATACCGGGACGGTAAATTTACTTTCGAAGCAGGAAGAAAATGTTACACTGGAGAAGGTATATTTACGTTGGACCATACTAATCCCCAAGAAATATTCCGATGTATGGCCTCTAAGATGAAatcaatgaaaaaattaattaactGTGACAACCTAACCAATGATGGCAACGAACATCATTGGAACATTGTAGCTAATATGGAGGCCGGATCCCGCTGTCCTTTGACACCAAGCAATAATCAGCAGAGCATTAGCATCGAAAACAACTCACAAAATGGTGTTTCATTTAAAGATTTTACAACATCAAGTGATTCTCTTAATAGTTTTTTTGCAAATTCGAATACCAATTCTATATCGACATCATTGCCACAAATCATCAAACAAATTCCAAACAAGCCACCTCGCAAGGTGCAGATACCATTTACTCCGCTAACAAATTCAAATTTACAAACAACCCAAGGAAACAACctaaactttcaatcaaattcgGAAAGAAGTAAATATCAAAACTATGATGCAGTTTCAATAACTACTTCAAGCGACCCAAACAAAACTATTGGATCCACACTTGTGTTAAAACCAAATACCCCCGAGTGTATGAGGAAACATATACAACCACGAAATGAAAAGCAACTAATATCAGAAACTGAAAGGGATTATGAAAGTATAGAGGCGGTTACTGATGCATGGAAAACACTTGGAATAGATGATGTTAAACATACTGAGCGTATTTTGGCTAACAACAGTGATGATAATAACGTGGAACAGAATTGGCAACGTCCTGCTAATATTTCTCAACGTTCATTAAAGGAAGCGTTTTTGTCTCCTAAGGTTTCAAGAGTCATAGATATCGACATTGGTGAAGGAGTTGGTGTTGGGGGATCCGCCAATAATGCAAGAAACGTTGATGATACTTATGATCGTCTTGATTTTATGTCTCCCAATAATAAAACTTCAAGTGGGTATAATACCATAGTGTCTGTTATATCGTCGAACCGTAAACGATGTGATTCACCTTCACCAAGCGACTATGAATTTATAGGAAACCCTGAAATCAATGATACCAATAAAAATGGTATTACTGCCGGAGGACCACCATTAAATTTAAATCAACCTAAGTCGCTGCCTGCGCATAATTGTAACATTGTTGGATCAAGGTATTTTGATTCAGCTGCGGGGCATCACACTTTTCAGGATGCCAAAATGGTATCGACTAACAAAAATTATTGCGATATAAATTATACAATAGTTAGTAAGCCTAAAAGAGTTTGA